A genomic window from Engraulis encrasicolus isolate BLACKSEA-1 chromosome 14, IST_EnEncr_1.0, whole genome shotgun sequence includes:
- the LOC134463285 gene encoding nascent polypeptide-associated complex subunit alpha, muscle-specific form-like has protein sequence MGYIGRKRKWKSGDRPSEPADPPSGESSPQPGPSGEPAALSDSRQAGTSSKRSRPGAGRAATPPSSPQSGPSGEPAAFSDSRLAGTSYKRSRPGTASPRPRAATPPSPPPQLVPSIELAAIGDDGQMSSSSTSSRPGAANPLPRAVDTPRSPQPWTFRDHVALAGGAATSMSSRPGAPSPLPRAVVDQPRSPWPVASGQVFESREVPGAGPPAHGDDGYPSHTPPQVQLAPNHSDLLLNAAMASLPQSTANALAVLSTQVAALLVCSGNDVHTRVLLENFLGETNMHLSHMISDIVTHYNGGLPLVLFDPDTMAEEVRCPICLEDYQHGDELSVLPCQHRLHSACARRWLERSRTCPVCRAGV, from the coding sequence ATGGGTTACattgggaggaagaggaagtggaagagtgGTGACAGACCCTCTGAGCCAGCGGATCCCCCCTCTGGAGAGAGCAGCCCACAGCCAGGGCCCTCTGGAGAACCTGCTGCGCTCAGTGACAGCCGCCAGGCAGGGACATCATCCAAGAGGTCCAGGCCTGGAGCTGGCAGGGCTGCAACTCCCCCGAGCTCCCCACAGTCGGGTCCCTCTGGAGAACCTGCTGCCTTCAGTGACAGCCGCCTGGCAGGGACATCATACAAGAGATCCAGGCCTGGAACTGCCAGTCCCCGGCCCAGGGCTGCAACTCCCCCGAGCCCCCCCCCACAGCTGGTACCCTCCATCGAACTTGCTGCCATTGGTGATGATGGGCAAATGTCATCATCCTCCACCAGCTCCAGGCCTGGAGCTGCCAATCCCCTGCCCAGGGCTGTCGACACCCCAAGATCTCCACAGCCGTGGACCTTCAGAGACCATGTTGCCCTTGCGGGAGGAGCAGCAACATCCATGAGCTCCAGGCCTGGAGCTCCCAGCCCGCTGCCCAGGGCTGTGGTAGACCAACCAAGATCCCCATGGCCAGTGGCGTCTGGCCAGGTGTTTGAGTCCAGGGAGGTGCCAGGAGCAGGACCGCCAGCACACGGTGATGATGGGTACCCATCTCACACTCCACCTCAGGTGCAGTTGGCACCTAATCACAGCGACCTTCTGCTGAATGCCGCCATGGCTTCTCTCCCGCAGAGCACCGCCAACGCGCTGGCCGTCCTCTCCACTCAGGTGGCTGCCCTGCTGGTCTGCAGCGGCAACGATGTCCACACCAGAGTGCTGCTGGAGAACTTCCTGGGCGAGACAAACATGCATCTCTCCCACATGATCAGCGACATCGTGACGCACTACAACGGCGGCCTTCCCCTCGTGCTCTTTGACCCTGACACCATGGCCGAGGAAGTGCGTTGCCCCATCTGCCTGGAGGACTACCAGCATGGTGATGAGCTCTCCGTGTTGCCGTGCCAGCACCGGCTGCACAGCGCCTGCGCTCGGCGTTGGCTGGAGAGGAGCCGCACCTGCCCCGTCTGCAGAGCAGGGGTATAG